In a genomic window of Rhopalosiphum maidis isolate BTI-1 chromosome 4, ASM367621v3, whole genome shotgun sequence:
- the LOC113550525 gene encoding F-box/SPRY domain-containing protein 1 produces the protein MDVCHAPQYLPDLVLDIIFSNLELPDLLSCMLVCQNWYRVINDGRAEPWKLMCRRKIPKELLKSELLSQLHNYKAKLRALYHSWNPDDCSMHIVVKQNGFTLHRNPVAQSTDMARTKIGYSNGKHVWEITWTGPLGTVAMVGVSTKEAPVHCSGYLPLLGIDKHSWGWNLIDNVLLHNGVSHGCYPLLNNAPKYQIGEKLQLVLDSDNGILHFEKCNEFLGIAFKNLPKTKLYPSVSAVYGNTEISVVYIGKPLFG, from the exons atggatGTTTGTCACGCACCACAATACTTACCTGATTTAGTATTGGAcatcatattttcaaacttgGAACTACCAGACTTATTAAGCTGCATGTTGGTCTGTCAAAATTGGTATCGTGTAATTAATGATGGCAGAGCAGAGCCATGGAAATTAATGTGTCGCCGTAAGATACCTAAAGAGCTACTGAAGTCTGAACTTTTATCGCAACTCCACAACTATAAAGCCAAATTACGAGCCTTATATCATTCATGGAATCCAGACGATTGTTCCATGCACATTGTTGTCAAACAAAATGGTTTTACATTGCATCGTAATCCAGTCGCCCAGAGTACAGACATGGCACGAACTAAAATTGGTTATAGCAATGGTAAACACGTATGGGAAATTACATGGACTGGACCActag gtACAGTTGCAATGGTTGGTGTGTCAACGAAAGAGGCGCCAGTGCATTGTAGTGGTTACTTACCTCTGTTGGGTATTGACAAGCATAGCTGGGGTTGGAATTTAATCGATAATGTTTTGTTGCATAATGGAGTATCACATGGATGCTATCCATTGTTAAACAACGCTCCTAAGTATCAAATTGgtgaaaaattacaattagtaCTAGATTCTGATAATGGTATTTTGcactttgaaaaatgtaatgaattcTTAGGTatagcttttaaaaatttacctaaaactaaattatatccTTCGGTGTCAGCTGTCTATGGTAACACAGAAATATCAGTAGTATATATTGGTAAACCTTTATTTGGTTAA
- the LOC113550523 gene encoding vacuolar protein sorting-associated protein 37A, producing MLSTNLYNNIDLSRKREQQIDTLKVFNENVSEISFDKEYSVEFPTKAGNLSLVIDLGPKFPFEKPTMKICPRINHKWVDTNGQIVLAPGLMNYTIHSDLGRVVQVIRREFELDQSLTLANGGSDGFSGNITIGCKKNAITSLSNDMEFFSLAKLTSAELLRLNNNVDCLDEFISELPSIEASNKNIENTITKIMDLANSNMSKKEPISNLRSEISKQLETIETYQKSYAGLSAKYVKLSEKYSPQSISDNLKNAAIKCDEESERIAEQFLNGDIDCDKFLQVYVKSRTVSYTRKAKEDRLNYQLKQLKEAGF from the exons ATGCTTTCCACAaacttgtataataacatCGATCTATCCAGAAAACGTGAACAACAAATCGAtacattaaaagtttttaatgaaaa tgttTCAGAAATTAGTTTCGATAAAGAATACTCTGTTGAATTTCCTACTAAAGCTGGAAATTTGAGCCTGGTTATTGATTTAGGTCCAAAATTTCCTTTTGAGAAACCCACTATGAAAATATGCCCTAGAATTAACCATAAATGGGTGGACACTAATGGCCAAATAGTTCTAGCACCTGGATTGATGAAT TATACTATTCACTCTGATTTGGGCAGAGTAGTACAGGTGATAAGAAGAGAGTTTGAATTAGACCAATCACTTACACTTGCCAATGGTGGTTCAGAtgg TTTTTCAGGGAATATCACCATTGGTtgcaaaaaaaatgcaattaccTCTCTTAGTAAT GACATGGAATTTTTTAGTCTTGCCAAACTAACATCAGCTGAATTActacgtttaaataataatgttgactGCCTAGATGAATTTATTTCAGAATTACCATCAATAGAagcatctaataaaaatattgaaaatactatCACTAAAATAATGGACTTAGCta actCAAACATGTCTAAGAAAGAaccaataagtaatttaagatcagaaatatcaaaacaattaGAAACAATAGAAACTTACCAAAAATCATATGCTGGACTCTCAGCCAAGTATGTTAAGTTATCAGAGAAATATTCTCCACAATCAATCTCG gataatttaaaaaatgctgCAATAAAATGTGATGAGGAAAGTGAACGAATAGCAGAACAGTTCTTAAATGGCGATATAGATTGTGATAAATTTCTTCAAGTGTATGTAAAATCAAGAACT gtTTCATATACAAGGAAGGCAAAAGAAGACAGACTAAATTATCAGTTAAAACAACTAAAAGAGGCtggattttaa
- the LOC113550522 gene encoding phosphate carrier protein, mitochondrial-like, which translates to MYSPFHQLRKPANQQNALENVSQFPAHLVPGRTIAAAAVNEDSCEFGSPKYFALCGLGGIISCGLTHTLVTPLDLVKCRLQVNPAKYKNLINGFKVTMADEGARGLAKGWAPTAMGYSIQGLGKFGLYEYFKILYADLLGEENAYYWRTSLYLAASASAELFADIGLVPLESIKVKIQTTPGFANTMREAVPKMLQQEGISAFFKSLVPLWMRQIPYTMMKFACFERTVELIYAHVVPKPRADCSKGEQLVVTFAAGYIAGVFCAIVSHPADTLVSKLNQEKGASSVDVLKKIGFGGLWKGLGPRIIMIGTLTALQWFIYDSVKVTLNIPRPPPPAPPKAKSE; encoded by the exons ATGTATTCTCCGTTCCATCAACTCAGAAAACCCGCGAACCAACAGAACGCATTGGAAAATGTGTCACAATTTCCAGCTCATCTCGTGCCAG GTAGGACTATTGCTGCGGCTGCAGTCAATGAAGATAGCTGCGAGTTTGGATCACCTAAATACTTTGCCCTTTGTGGGCTCGGTGGTATTATCTCCTGTGGTCTGACACACACCCTTGTCACACCCTTAGATTTGGTCAAATGTCGTCTTCAGGTGAACCCTGCCAAGTATAAAAACCTCATCAATGGTTTTAAAGTAACAATGGCTGACGAAGGTGCTAGAGGATTGGCAAAGGGATGGGCTCCGACTGCCATGGGTTATTCAATTCAAGGTCTTGGTAAATTCGGCTTATacgaatatttcaaaattttgtaTGCTGACTTGTTGGGAGAAGAAAATGCATATTACTGGCGTACATCACTTTACCTCGCTGCCTCTGCATCTGCTGAACTTTTTGCTGATATTGGTCTCGTTCCTCTGGAATCAATCAAagtaaaaattcaaactaCTCCTGGTTTTGCAAATACTATGCGTGAAGCGGTTCCCAAAATGTTACAACAAGAAGGCATATCCGCTTTCTTCAAGAGTTTAGTGCCTTTGTGGATGAGACAAATTCCTTATACCATGATGAAGTTTGCATGTTTTGAAAGAAcggttgaattaatttatgctCATGTTGTACCCAAGCCTAGGGCTGATTGCAGTAAAGGAGAACAATTGGTTGTTACATTTGCTGCTGGGTACATTGCTGGTGTTTTCTGCGCTATTGTATCCCACCCAGCTGATACATTAGTATCAAAATTGAATCAAGAAAAAGGAGCTTCATCAGTtgatgtgttaaaaaaaattggttttggtGGTTTGTGGAAAGGTTTAGGCCCaagaattattatgattggtACCTTAACAGCATTGCAATGGTTCATCTATGATTCTGTAAAAGTTACTTTGAACATTCCTCGACCACCACCACCAGCACCACCAAAGGCAAAGAGTGAATAA